One window from the genome of Hippoglossus hippoglossus isolate fHipHip1 chromosome 10, fHipHip1.pri, whole genome shotgun sequence encodes:
- the LOC117768930 gene encoding endonuclease domain-containing 1 protein-like, with product MSQRKMLQFSAGALLLLLPWFGGLVLGEVSSDFSKCLEFFYDRSPPQGINAAGYQPICQRYKNQYHFASLYHREHRTPLYSAYTLGPADGKRPNSTWMYEPQLAFSRASSEMKPFHTPLDQNVIESQAVLQDYRHSNFTKGHLNPSMHQKTKENREATFTLTNIVPQQAGSNSGSWNRLEKAVMRQFNAFCEGPMYVITGALPYEQGARSINNRVSVPEYMWSAYCCPTYKSDLPKHERTFFPTYAAVGRNDPDSGQEIVPLNLRARRSVRGYDVKRMSLTALEDILGQRLGMPISLFAGQCH from the exons ATGTCTCAAAGGAAGATGCTGCAATTCTCCGCAGGAgctctgcttcttctcctgcCCTGGTTTGGTGGCCTGGTCCTCGGAGAGGTCAGCAGTGACTTTTCCAAGTGCCTTGAGTTCTTCTATGACAGGTCTCCGCCACAGGGCATCAATGCAGCCGGGTACCAGCCGATATGCCAGCGCTACAAAAACCAGTATCACTTTGCCAGCCTGTACCACAGAGAGCATCGCACACCACTGTACTCTGCCTACACACTCGGCCCTGCAGACGGCAAACGTCCTAATAGCACTTGGATGTACGAACCACAG TTGGCGTTTTCTCGTGCCAGCTCTGAGATGAAACCTTTTCACACCCCTCTGGACCAGAACGTGATCGAGAGCCAGGCGGTGCTCCAGGACTACAGACACTCCAACTTCACAAAAGGCCACCTcaatcccagcatgcaccagAAAACGAAAGAGAACCGTGAGGCCACCTTCACCCTGACGAACATTGTCCCCCAGCAGGCGGGCTCCAACTCTGGCTCCTGGAACCGTCTAGAGAAGGCAGTAATGAGACAATTCAACGCGTTCTGTGAGGGGCCGATGTATGTGATCACAGGGGCCCTGCCTTATGAGCAAGGAGCGCGCTCGATCAACAACAGAGTGTCTGTTCCTGAGTACATGTGGTCTGCCTACTGTTGCCCCACCTACAAATCTGACCTGCCTAAACATGAGCGGACATTTTTCCCCACATACGCAGCGGTGGGAAGAAATGACCCAGACAGTGGACAGGAGATTGTGCCACTTAACCTGAGGGCGAGGAGGTCGGTGCGAGGTTATGATGTGAAGCGGATGAGTTTGACGGCTCTGGAAGACATCTTGGGACAAAGGCTGGGGATGCCCATCAGTCTGTTTGCTGGACAGTGccactaa
- the si:dkeyp-121d2.7 gene encoding zinc finger protein 696: MTTMMEESVTTFETHLTAVMDSLIRASVCEITKLFQETVNDYLVELSLNRKENDALKLRLRLTENKLRTERKYGMGWAANRRNAGMEEEKRAGGRQKRKVDMARGKSKKGPAAAYGKGWPGGVWEEEGGGGGSGSSSSGGGGRGGGSGGAVGMVAGAGGRGGKEARETYLIQFPGDEEDEGGMAEDEAGEGSLSGEGEETANIKEEFSQTEGYQHASLQLLKEAMKINLSNQNLHTGSRAQSEGDLSDRPPSLHPGKREEEDWEVGSASEPSEGGMTVDELRGLESALRAERGREQAAITASQPVSPEPEVVRGSDLSSPPKYIGLDGMEQDGELEPQPPTLQREDQIGQGRAKDSLSAGVELRLGWSKKLREGDLEEADMTGEDVLEHGESEHPPHLSAPGSVGESEGEEEEGGGDLLHFCPQCGGGFTTEAEMEEHPCPLGDAHLQNSSAEEGLFPCAHCGNTFSHSWALKNHECACAAERPHCCEICGKRFTHSRSLERHHLVHTGERPHRCPQCGRSFSRLGNLERHQRIHTGERPYGCEACGKRFSRVEYLKRHQLIHNSEKAALQCSNCARGFSDVEQLKNHQCF, from the exons ATGACCACGATGATGGAGGAGTCGGTGACCACGTTCGAGACGCATCTGACGGCTGTCATGGACAGTCTGATCCGGGCGTCGGTGTGCGAGATCACCAAACTCTTCCAGGAGACGGTGAACGACTACCTGGTGGAGCTGTCCCTCAACAGGAAGGAGAACGACGCGCTCAAGCTGCGGCTCAGGCTGACCGAGAACAAGCTGAGGACCGAGCGCAAGTACGGGATGGGCTGGGCGGCCAACCGCCGCAACGccgggatggaggaggagaagagagccGGAGGGCGCCAGAAACGCAAAGTTGACATGGCCC GAGGCAAGTCAAAGAAGGGCCCGGCAGCAGCCTATGGCAAAGGCTGGCCTGGAGGTGTgtgggaggaagaaggaggtggaggtggcagTGGCAGCAGTAGCAGTGGCGGGGgcggaagaggaggaggaagtggaggagctGTGGGGATGGtggcaggagcaggaggaagagggggaaaggAGGCCAGGGAAACGTACCTCATCCAGTTCCCtggggatgaagaggatgagggagggaTGGCGGAGGACGAGGCAGGGGAGGGCAGCCTCAGCGGTGAGGGGGAGGAGACGGCCAACATcaaagaggag TTTTCTCAAACAGAAGGTTATCAGCATGCCTCTCTACAGCTATTAAAGGAGGCTATGAAGATAAACCTGTCCAACCAGAACCTCCACACAGGCTCCAGAGCCCAAAGCGAAG GAGATCTGTCAGATCGTCCCCCGTCCCTTCATccaggaaagagagaggaggaggactgggAGGTGGGCTCAGCATCAGAGCCGTCAGAGGGTGGCATGACCGTGGATGAGCTGAGGGGTCTGGAGTCTGCGCTGAGGGCTGAGAGAGGCCGTGAGCAGGCTGCCATTACGGCTTCCCAGCCTGTCAGCCCCGAGCCAGAGGTGGTTCGAGGCAGCGATCTCAGCTCGCCGCCCAAGTACATAGGTCTCGATGGCatggagcaggatggagagctGGAGCCTCAGCCGCCCACGCTGCAGAGAGAGGACCAGATAGGGCAAGGCAGGGCAAAGGACAGCTTGAGTGCAGGAGTGGAGCTGAGGTTAGGCTGGTCGAAGAAGTTGAGAGAGGGCGACCTGGAAGAGGCAGATATGACGGGAGAGGATGTGTTGGAGCATGGAGAGTCCGAGCACCCACCCCACTTGTCTGCTCCTGGGAGTGTCGGGGAGAgcgaaggggaggaggaggagggtggtggaGACCTGCTTCACTTTTGCCCACAGTGTGGAGGAGGCTTCACCACAGAGGCTGAGATGGAGGAGCACCCATGTCCACTAGGAGATGCCCATTTACAGAACAGCAGTGCAGAGGAAGGCCTTTTCCCTTGTGCCCACTGTGGCAACACATTCAGTCACTCCTGGGCTCTAAAGAACCATGAGTGTGCCTGCGCTGCCGAGCGGCCGCACTGCTGTGAGATCTGCGGGAAGCGCTTCACACACTCGCGCTCGCTGGAACGGCATCATCTGGTGCACACGGGGGAGAGGCCGCACCGGTGCCCACAATGTGGACGCAGCTTCAGTCGCCTTGGCAATTTGGAGCGGCACCAGCGGATCCACACAGGTGAACGTCCGTACGGGTGTGAGGCGTGCGGAAAACGCTTCAGCCGTGTGGAGTACTTAAAGAGACACCAGCTCATACACAACAGTGAAAAGGCAGCACTGCAGTGCTCCAACTGTGCGAGAGGATTTAGTGATGTGGAGCAACTGAAAAaccatcagtgtttttaa
- the LOC117768928 gene encoding nuclear factor 7, brain-like: protein MAEPNALDELQSELTCPVCLELFRDPVILECGHHFCQVCIIQCWEAKADEQSSCPKCRKSCSRKLRPNSLLCNVVDSVRRASVMDTAAGIPGWDPEGALEEPEEREPGSSMSSVASSIGHWPRLGMDMCEEHEEKLKLYCEDDQLPICLVCGMSRDHKTHNVIPITEAFENYKHKLSVALESVQLQTEEATLFQQQTNEKILIIKERASDLEDLVSVEFGRLREFLLEEEERIKEKLQKQKEEKLNQLEEVLTEATEQISELDSTADQLCVKLREEENPEQLKGIKDFIGGAESLFERPPEVGVDLQSGEFLGPLQYRTWRKMSSIFLPAVTAVTLNPDTAYPCLWVSPCCTNVQVGQIQPNLPNNPERFTRYNIVLGSEAFSSGRHYWEVEVGSKTAWGLGVAAASVNRKEEISLCPDDGFWTLVLRDNGDGTSEYEACTDSEDSLLYPSKPPRRVGVYLDYGRGEVAFYDAGDMSHLFTFYDAKFSEPVFPYFNPWPIINGHNWDPLTIVTPHWG, encoded by the exons ATGGCGGAGCCCAACGCGCTTGACGAACTCCAGTCGGAGCTGACCTGCCCGGTGTGTTTGGAGCTGTTCCGTGACCCGGTGATCCTCGAGTGCGGACACCACTTCTGCCAGGTGTGCATCATCCAGTGCTGGGAGGCCAAGGCGGACGAGCAGTCGAGCTGTCCCAAGTGCAGAAAGTCGTGCTCACGCAAGCTGCGGCCCAACTCGCTCCTGTGCAACGTCGTGGACAGTGTGCGCAGAGCCAGCGTCATGGACACGGCCGCGGGGATCCCCGGGTGGGACCCGGAGGGCGCCCTGGAGGAGCCGGAGGAGCGGGAGCCCGGGTCCAGCATGAGCAGCGTGGCCTCCTCCATCGGGCACTGGCCGCGCCTGGGCATGGATATGTGCGAGGAGCAtgaggagaagctgaagctgTACTGTGAGGACGACCAGCTCCCCATCTGCCTGGTGTGCGGCATGTCCCGGGACCACAAGACCCACAATGTCATCCCCATTACTGAGGCCTTTGAAAACTACAAG CATAAactgtctgtggctctggagaGTGTCCAGCTACAGACAGAGGAGGCAACGCTCTTCCAACAACAGACCAACGAAAAGATCCTCATCATTAAG GAGCGAGCGTCAGATCTGGAGGACCTGGTCTCTGTGGAGTTTGGCCGCCTCAGGGAGTttctcctggaggaggaggagcgcataaaggagaagctgcagaagcagaaagaggagaagctcaaccagctggaggaggtgcTCACTGAAGCGACGGAGCAAATCAGCGAGCTGGATAGTACGGCCGATCAGCTTTGCGTCAaactgagggaggaggagaaccCAGAGCAGCTCAAG GGAATCAAAGATTTCATCGGAGG ggCTGAGAGTTTGTTTGAGCGCCCTCCAGAGGTGGGTGTTGATCTGCAGTCAGGAGAGTTTCTGGGTCCTCTGCAGTACAGGACCTGGAGGAAGATGAGCTCCATTTTTCTGCCAg CAGTCACAGCGGTGACCCTCAACCCGGACACAGCCTACCCCTGCTTGTGGGTTTCCCCGTGTTGCACCAACGTCCAGGTGGGCCAAATCCAGCCCAACCTGCCCAACAACCCGGAGCGCTTCACCCGCTACAACATCGTCCTGGGCTCCGAAGCCTTCTCCTCTGGCAGACactactgggaggtggaggtgggctCCAAGACTGCGTGGGGCCTCGGTGTGGCCGCGGCCTCGGTcaacaggaaggaggagatCAGCCTCTGCCCCGACGATGGTTTCTGGACCCTCGTGCTGAGGGACAACGGTGATGGCACCAGTGAGTACGAAGCATGCACCGACTCAGAGGACAGCTTGTTGTACCCCTCCAAACCCCCCAGGAGGGTGGGGGTCTATCTGGACTATGGTCGAGGCGAAGTGGCGTTTTACGATGCGGGAGACATGAGCCACCTATTCACCTTCTATGATGCCAAATTCAGCGAGCCGGTTTTCCCATATTTTAACCCCTGGCCAATTATCAACGGACACAATTGGGATCCGCTCACTATAGTAACGCCACACTGGGGATGA